Genomic window (Desulfobacterales bacterium):
AGATGCGGCCCACCTCGGTATGATTTCCGGTTGCCGTGACAATACCTTTGCCCTGGCCATAGGTCACCAGGGTCGAGGCATAGGCCATATTGCGCCGATCAGCCAGCAGCGTGTCATGACCGAGTTCCCCTTCGGTTTTCTCCACCGGCAGGGACTCGCCGGTAAGGGTGGACTCATCGACCCGCAGGTTCCTGACCGCAAGCAGCCGCATATCCGCCGGCACCTTGTCGCCGCTGCTCAGCAGAACAATATCGCCCGGCACCAGTTCCGTGGCGGCAATGCGTTTTTTTTCACCCTGGCGCAGAACCGTGGCCTCGGTGGTCATGGTCCGGGCCAGGGCGGCCAGGGCATTGACCGCCTTTGCTTCCTGGATATAGCCGATTATCGCATTAACCAGCACCACCGCGGAAATAACCCCGGAGTCCACCCATTCCCGGAGAAGGGCGGTAATTATTGCCGAGGCGATCAGTATATATATGAGCGGCTGGTGAAACTGCAGGAGAAACCGCTTGAGCGGCCCTCTGCCTTTTTTTGCAGTGATGGTATTGGAACCGAAAGTCTGCAGACGATGTTTGACCGCGAATTGTTCGAGGCCTTTTCCCGGGTCGCCGTCCAGGAGATCAACGACTTCTTCTGCCGGCAGGTGGTGCCAGTGTTTCGCGATTAATTCGTTCATGGATTCACTCCGCTATAAAAAACCAGGCCCTGTTTTTTTACCTTCTCCTGGTTTCGGGTTTTTCACACCAACCGTCGAAGAGTCAAAAAATAACGGGACCGAACCGGTCCCGTTATTAAAACACCGCCAAGATGAAGATATCTTGTAAGCGTTCACCAGCACCCCATCTTCGCACGATCAGGCCGGCTCACATAGCCATACTATGGATTCGCCGGCCTGCTTGCACGAATCCGTGGCACTGGTAAACGCTTACAGGCCGGTGGTTTCCGTAAATTTGTAACCCCTGGTGAACGGTTACGATATCTCTTGCTTCAACCTACCACTCTTTTGACGGTTCCGTTGCTGATCATTTCCTGAAACTGGCAGAGAAGCGCTCTTTCCTCTTTGTCGATTACGCCGTCATCGTGCGCCAGGTCCATAATGGCCTGGTATTCGGTAGATGTCACCTCTAAATCGAGAATCACATGATTAATAAGCGCCTTGAGGCGCGTTGCGGATTCGCTTGGTTTCTTCATCGTTTTTTTCCTTTATTTGTGCAGCTCGGGTTTAATACCCCGCCCCTTGGGGCGTTCAATGCTTTCGAGGATACCCCGCTGCTTGCGGCGGGGTAATTCATTTACTTCTTTACATGTTGAACATTTCATTTTTCTGCCTCCTTGATTTTTGTCGGTCTCGCAACAACCGCTCGACGGGCGTGATTTGTCTTGTAACTTGCTAAGCCCCGCCGGACTCCGGGTTGCCTCCTGCCTGGTAAGATCAAGAAAAGGCCGAACCCTGTTGGAGGGGGCGCTGCAGCAGACAGGGTTCGGCCCGGGGGAGAAGGAAGGGGTTTGTAACGGATTCAGGACGTTGTCAGCCGATGACCATGCTGCCCTGCTCATCGCTGCCAACGATCCATTCAAGTTCAATCTCAAGGGAATGTTTTCTTTTCTTCACTCTTGAACATGAACAGTACGATTTCACGACTCATCGCAATCTCCTTTCCAATTACAATTTTGTCTGTGACAATCCCAGGCGGTTATTGTTTCGTTCTGGCCGACAGCTTCAAGATCTATTCTTCGTTCTGGTCGAACAGGATAATAGCATTGTTTTTCAATTTCCCGCCTGGTTGAACGGGCAAGCCTTTCCAGGCGGTTGTCGTCCGCCTTGAGATGGTTGTCCCCTCTGCCTGAAGTTCTGCTGGTTTGTCCGGCTGTCCGCGTCCGCAGTTTCGCCGAGATCCGGCAATGTTTATCCCGTGGCCCATTGGCGACTCCTTGGTGACCTGGTTGAATATTTTGATTCGTTAGAGCTAACATAATACATAAAGAGGCTTGCGACAAATAGAAAAAGATATTGACTCCTTTCGAAAAAAACGAAAAGAAAATCATGGCATGGCTTGCCATTTAAGAGCGTTGCCGGGGCACTCACAGGTGCCGGAGATGCGCGGGTCTGTCAATCGTCTGACGTTTTGTTTGTTAGAAAATTAACAGGGTCGCATCTTGAAAATTAAATGTTGATCCCGGGGTGTTCGCAGGTCAATCGTTGGCCGCTTTGTTGAACAACACCGAGGTTGCGGGGACTCTCTCCGGCTGGAATATCATCCCCTGTGCCGCTGATTGGATTTTTTATTGGGCCTGCCGGTTTTGACCTGGCAACAGCCTGTCATTATTCTGGTATTGACCGGCCGGTCTTTTTCAACTAATAACAAGATGTCTCCAGAAAAATCTTTTTGCAGGACCCCTTGCGGGCCAGGATATTTTGTCCGGGCTTTGGTGCGAAGCGAGCAGGGGATGGTTGTGATCCGCGAAAGGCTGTTGTTATCTTTCTTCCGGAGGAAACCGATATGCTTAAAGAACAGTCCGTCAACCTTGGCAATCTGATACTTTCCCTGTCCGATGCCGTGGATCTGGCCAGTCCGGCCATTGCCACCCACCAGGTGCGAACGGCATTCATTGCCTGGCAGCTGGCTGTATCCGCCGGCCTGCCGGATGATACCGTGGAATGGATCTTTCTCACCGCATTGTTACACGACATCGGTGCCTTGAGCCAGGAGAGCAAGATCCGCCTGCATAACTTTACTGAAACGGATTTAAGCACCCACTGCATCATCGGCGAGTCCCTGTTCCGGAAATGCCCGTTGCTTGCCCCGGCAGCCGGGATCGTCCGGCACCATCATCGGCCCTGGCAGGAATGGGACTGCTCCCTTGGCGACCCCGACGTCCTTGAGTCCCAGATAATCTATCTGGCCGACCTGCTGGAACGGTATGTCGAGCGCGACCGGTTCGTTCTCCATCAGGTCGAGGGGCTGACGAAAAAGATCGTCGCAACCTCGGGCACGGAACTGCATCCGGATGTGGTGGATCTCTATCTTGTCATTGCCAAGCGGGAAGATTTCTGGCTCGACCTGACCTCGGCGCGGCTCTACTCCCTGCTGCTTAACCACGGGCCGAACCGGCAGCTTGATGTCGGGATTAACGGCATCTTGTCCATCGGCCGGATCTTTCGGGAGATCATTGATTTCCGGTCCCGGTTCACCGCCACCCACTCCACCGGCGTTGCCGAGTGCGCGGTCATGCTGGGCCGGATATTCGGCTTGACCGATCTTGAGGTATTGAACCTGAAGCTGGCCGGCCAGTTTCACGACCTGGGCAAACTGGTGGTGCCCAATGCCATCCTGGAAAAGCCGGGCAGGCTCACCAGCGGGGAGTTTGCTATTGTTAAACAGCATACCTACTGGAGCTATTCGGTATTGAACAGCATCGACGGGCTTGGCCGGATCGCCGAGTGGGCGGCATTCCATCATGAAAAGCTGGACGGCAACGGCTACCCCTTCCGGATCAACGCGGACAGGATCAGCACTGGTTCGCGGATCATGGCGGTGGCTGATATCTTCACCGCCCTGACCGAGGACCGGCCTTACCGGCTGGGGATGGACCGTAAAAATATTGAAAGGATTCTCACTGATAATGCTGAAAACAGCGCCATTGACAAACGGATCGTCGGGCTTCTTCTGGAAAATTTCGCTGACATCTCGGAACAGGTGCGGGAGAAACAGGCGGTTACCGAGGATTATTATCAACGGGAGTTGGTTGATATCGGCGCTGCCTAGCCCGTTGGCGGCACAACAGCCGGCCAGGCAGTGCCCGTCCGGAAATGGTCCTCTTGCCCGATCTCCCGCAGTCTCGCCGGTTGGCTTAGCTCATCATGCTCAAAAAAATAATGCCCTGAATATCAACCAGTTTCATATTTGATGGACTCGTAACAACCCGAAAGGCTTCAAATGCCACCCAATAAAATCAACAAGTTACAAGACGAATCACGTCCGTCGAGCGGGTTGTTGCGAGACCGACATATTTCATATAAACCAGGAGCGTGATGAATGCTCAAGTCGTCGACTAGAAAAGATCTTACCATTGTTCTTCCCCTGGTGATTGTTACAGCGATTATCGCCAGCTACTGGCCGATCCTGGAGAAGCTCAATTTCCGCTGGTCCAGTGGCGACAACAGCTACTGCTACCTTGTTGTTCCCCTTTTTCTCTATCTCTGCTGGGAAAAAAAGGATTCCTTCCGCTTTTTCGAGATCAACTGGTCGCTCGGGGGTGTCCTCCCGGCCCTGCTTTCCGTAATGACACTTGTTGCCGGCGAACTGGGTTCGGTTGAGACTCTTCTCTATATCGGCCTCTGGGGCTGTGTTGTGAGTTTAATTATTACCCTTTACGGCTGGCGCCGGAGCCGGAGCCTCTTTTTTCCGCTGCTGATATTGTTGTTTATTGTGCCGATGGCGCCCTATATCAACAATATGCTTACGTTTAAAATGAAGATGGCGGCAAGTTCCCTTTCAGTGGAGATGCTGCGTATAATGGGAATATCAGTGCTCCAGAACGGCAACATTCTCGACCTGGGAGTCACTAAGCTGCAGGTGGTGGATGCCTGCAGCGGCCTGCGCTATATTGTCTCCCTGTTTATGATGGCCCTCTTGATCGGCCATTTTTTTGTCGCTGGCCTGTGGCGGAAAATAATCCTTGTCCTGCTGGTCTATCCCCTGTCCATATTCATCAATGCAATGCGGATTTTTATTACCGGCATCTTGGTCTTGAACGGCTACCGGGGGGTTACCGAGGGGGTCATGCATGATGGCGCCGGAATGCTCGCTTTTCTGGTTGCCGGCGCCATCCTGTTTCTGGCCGGCCGGCTTCTCCTGCGGATCGGCGCCGTCAGGACCCCGCATGTTGTTCGCGATCAGGGCTGCGCGCCCCGCAGTAGCGGGCGCGCCCTGAAGGTCACCCTGTTTTATTGTCTGCTCTTTGCCGGCAGTGGCTGGGCCCTGCAGAACATGGCCATGGCCATGCAGATACCCCAGCGAACCAGTTTTGTCTCTTTCCCCACCCAGATAGCCGGCTGGCAAGGGGAGAGGCGATATCTGGACCAGCAGATCCTTGATTCCCTCTGGGCCGATGATTATGTGGACATCGTCTTTTCCAGGAAGGGGCAGGCCAACCGGGTGTATCTGCTCATTCCCTATTATGAATACCAGGGGACCGGGCATACCGCCCACGCGCCCCGGGCCTGTATCCTCGGCGGCGGCTGGGACCTGGTCAGCGAGGGGACCCGCCGCATAGCTGTTGGTGCGGGCAAGGAGATCGATGTCGGGTTGACGATCTACAAAAAGGGCGAAGTACGGATGCTGGCAAGTTATTTCTTCCTCCAGCGGGGCCGGATCATTATCAGCCCCTGGTGGAACAAGTTCTACCTGATGAAGGATGCCTTCAGCCGGCAACGGACCGACGGCGCCCTTGTCCGGGTGGAAATGACCGTGTTGCCGGACCAGGATCTCGGGGCCGCCGAGGAGCAGCTTGCGGATTTTATCTCCGGCCTGTGGCCCCTGCTTTCCGAGTATGTGCCGGATTAATCGTCCATCGACCGGGTAGCCATCATGTTTCAACAGCAGATATATATATTAAATTTTTTCCGGATGATGCTTGACGCCCTCAGCGTCATTGCCGCTGGCTATGGCGCCAGGTACCTGGTCAGCTATTATGTGCCCGACGTGGTCTGGCGGATGGATGAGAATGTTTTCGTTCTCTCCGTGCTGCTGGTGATGTTTGTCAACAATTACATCATGGGCCGGCTGGATATGTACGGCGAGCGGCGGCATCCCGCCCTGTGGGATCTCTTCTGGCCGCTGTTGAAGGCGGTGCTGTTTGACTTCGGGATACTTGT
Coding sequences:
- a CDS encoding HD domain-containing protein produces the protein MLKEQSVNLGNLILSLSDAVDLASPAIATHQVRTAFIAWQLAVSAGLPDDTVEWIFLTALLHDIGALSQESKIRLHNFTETDLSTHCIIGESLFRKCPLLAPAAGIVRHHHRPWQEWDCSLGDPDVLESQIIYLADLLERYVERDRFVLHQVEGLTKKIVATSGTELHPDVVDLYLVIAKREDFWLDLTSARLYSLLLNHGPNRQLDVGINGILSIGRIFREIIDFRSRFTATHSTGVAECAVMLGRIFGLTDLEVLNLKLAGQFHDLGKLVVPNAILEKPGRLTSGEFAIVKQHTYWSYSVLNSIDGLGRIAEWAAFHHEKLDGNGYPFRINADRISTGSRIMAVADIFTALTEDRPYRLGMDRKNIERILTDNAENSAIDKRIVGLLLENFADISEQVREKQAVTEDYYQRELVDIGAA
- the xrtD gene encoding VPLPA-CTERM-specific exosortase XrtD, translated to MLKSSTRKDLTIVLPLVIVTAIIASYWPILEKLNFRWSSGDNSYCYLVVPLFLYLCWEKKDSFRFFEINWSLGGVLPALLSVMTLVAGELGSVETLLYIGLWGCVVSLIITLYGWRRSRSLFFPLLILLFIVPMAPYINNMLTFKMKMAASSLSVEMLRIMGISVLQNGNILDLGVTKLQVVDACSGLRYIVSLFMMALLIGHFFVAGLWRKIILVLLVYPLSIFINAMRIFITGILVLNGYRGVTEGVMHDGAGMLAFLVAGAILFLAGRLLLRIGAVRTPHVVRDQGCAPRSSGRALKVTLFYCLLFAGSGWALQNMAMAMQIPQRTSFVSFPTQIAGWQGERRYLDQQILDSLWADDYVDIVFSRKGQANRVYLLIPYYEYQGTGHTAHAPRACILGGGWDLVSEGTRRIAVGAGKEIDVGLTIYKKGEVRMLASYFFLQRGRIIISPWWNKFYLMKDAFSRQRTDGALVRVEMTVLPDQDLGAAEEQLADFISGLWPLLSEYVPD